A DNA window from Sylvia atricapilla isolate bSylAtr1 chromosome 6, bSylAtr1.pri, whole genome shotgun sequence contains the following coding sequences:
- the DIO3 gene encoding thyroxine 5-deiodinase, translating into MLHSVGVHTLQLLTQAAACILLFPRFLLTAVMLWLLDFLCIRKKMLTMPTAEEAASASEEPPPDDPPVCVSDSNRMFTLESLKAVWHGQKLDFFKSAHVGSVAPNPEVIQLDGQKRLRILDFARGKRPLILNFGSCTUPPFMARLRSFQRLAAHFVDIADFLLVYIEEAHPSDGWVSSDAAYNIPKHQCLQDRLRAAQLMREGAPDCPLAVDTMDNASSAAYGAYFERLYIIQEEKVMYQGGRGPEGYKISELRSWLDQYKTRLQSPSTVVIQV; encoded by the coding sequence TCACCGCCGTGATGCTCTGGCTCCTGGATTTTCTGTGCATTAGGAAGAAGATGCTGACGATGCCCACGGCGGAGGAGGCGGCCAGCGCCAGCGAGGAGCCGCCCCCCGACGACCCCCCGGTCTGCGTGTCCGACTCCAACCGCATGTTCACGCTGGAGTCGCTGAAAGCCGTGTGGCACGGGCAGAAGCTGGACTTCTTCAAGTCGGCGCACGTGGGTTCCGTGGCCCCTAACCCCGAGGTGATCCAGCTGGACGGCCAGAAGAGGCTCCGCATCCTGGACTTCGCCCGCGGCAAGAGACCCCTCATCCTCAACTTCGGCAGCTGCACCTGACCCCCGTTCATGGCCCGCCTGAGGTCCTTCCAGCGCCTGGCCGCGCACTTCGTGGACATTGCCGACTTCCTGCTGGTGTACATCGAAGAAGCACACCCCTCCGACGGCTGGGTCAGCTCGGACGCAGCCTACAACATCCCCAAGCACCAGTGCCTCCAGGACAGGCTGCGGGCAGCTCAGCTGATGAGGGAAGGGGCGCCCGATTGCCCCCTGGCCGTGGACACCATGGACAATGCTTCCAGCGCCGCCTACGGCGCCTACTTCGAGAGGCTCTACATCAtccaggaggagaaggtgatGTACCAGGGAGGCAGAGGACCAGAGGGCTACAAGATCTCGGAGCTGAGGAGCTGGCTAGACCAGTACAAAACCCGGCTCCAGAGCCCCAGCACGGTGGTCATCCAAGTGTAA